Proteins encoded by one window of Limnothrix sp. FACHB-406:
- a CDS encoding element excision factor XisI family protein — MAGDVDFRQAIQTVFQRYVGLARTDRGVELIAVCDGETGNYLLMNVGWSGHDRIHSVVVHLRAIGEQIRVEWNGTDTLIDDLIELGLREEDFVPASPRSPLSAIAG; from the coding sequence ATGGCTGGGGATGTAGATTTTCGGCAGGCGATTCAGACGGTTTTTCAGCGGTATGTGGGGTTGGCGCGAACGGATCGGGGGGTGGAGCTGATTGCGGTTTGTGATGGGGAAACGGGGAATTATTTGTTGATGAATGTGGGGTGGTCGGGGCACGATCGCATCCACAGTGTGGTGGTGCATTTACGGGCGATCGGGGAGCAAATTCGGGTGGAGTGGAACGGCACGGATACGTTGATCGATGACCTGATTGAGTTGGGGTTGCGGGAGGAAGATTTTGTGCCCGCGAGTCCCCGATCGCCTCTGTCTGCGATCGCGGGTTAG
- a CDS encoding XisH family protein: MSRRDLYHDTVRNALEKDGWTITHDPLPLGDQELLVFADLGAEKLLAAQRGLQKIAVEVKVLGGVSTITELQKAIGQYGLYRYLLERDEPERRLYLAVPQEIYSEYFSKEVIQGWLIREQIQLLIFDPELEVLQWLGM; this comes from the coding sequence ATGTCACGCCGCGATCTGTACCATGACACTGTTCGCAATGCCCTAGAGAAGGATGGTTGGACAATCACCCACGATCCCTTGCCCTTGGGCGATCAAGAGCTATTGGTATTTGCTGATCTGGGCGCTGAAAAGCTTTTGGCAGCTCAACGGGGACTTCAAAAGATTGCAGTTGAAGTTAAGGTTCTTGGCGGAGTTTCTACAATTACTGAATTGCAGAAAGCGATCGGGCAATATGGTTTATATCGTTATCTGTTAGAGCGTGACGAGCCTGAGAGACGTTTATATTTGGCAGTTCCTCAGGAAATTTATTCTGAATATTTTTCAAAAGAAGTGATTCAGGGTTGGTTAATTCGAGAGCAAATTCAGTTACTAATTTTTGATCCTGAGCTGGAGGTGTTGCAATGGCTGGGGATGTAG